The following coding sequences lie in one Onychomys torridus chromosome X, mOncTor1.1, whole genome shotgun sequence genomic window:
- the Kcne5 gene encoding potassium voltage-gated channel subfamily E regulatory beta subunit 5 encodes MNCSESQRLQTLLNRLLLELHHRGNASGLGVGPGPSMGMGVVPDPFVGREATSAKGNDAYLYILLIMIFYACLAGGLILAYTRSRKLVEAKDEPPLACVAEQEWVPAGGASADPENGQGLLAEGGHQLAPGALPAIAQGAERV; translated from the coding sequence ATGAACTGCAGCGAGAGCCAACGGCTGCAAACCCTCTTGAACCGCCTGCTGCTGGAGCTGCACCATCGGGGCAACGCCAGCGGCCTGGGTGTCGGCCCCGGCCCGAGCATGGGCATGGGAGTCGTACCTGACCCTTTCGTGGGCCGCGAGGCGACCAGCGCCAAAGGCAACGATGCTTATCTCTACATCCTGCTCATCATGATCTTCTATGCCTGCCTAGCCGGAGGTCTCATCCTGGCCTACACCCGCTCCCGTAAGCTCGTCGAGGCCAAGGACGAGCCACCCCTGGCCTGCGTCGCTGAGCAGGAATGGGTCCCCGCCGGCGGCGCATCCGCCGACCCCGAGAATGGCCAGGGCTTGCTGGCTGAGGGCGGCCATCAGCTCGCACCTGGGGCGCTACCTGCGATAGCTCAGGGCGCTGAGCGGGTCTAG
- the LOC118574074 gene encoding protein phosphatase 1A-like produces the protein MGAFLDKPKMEKHNASGQGNGLRYGLSSMQGWRVEMEDAHTAVTRLPSGLETWSFFAVYDGHAGSQVAKYCCEHLLDHITNNKDFKGSAGAPSVENVKNGIRTGFLQIDEHMRIMSEKKHGADRSGSTAVGVLISPQHIYFINCGDSRGLLCRNRKVHFFTQDHKPSNPLEKERIQNAGGSVMIQRVNGALAVSRALGDFDYKCVHGKGPTEQLVSPEPEVHDIERSEENDEFIILACDGIWDVMGNEELCDFVRSRLEVSDDLKKVCNEIVDTCLYKGSRDNMSVILICFPKAPKVTEEAVKKEVELDKFLEGRVEEIIKKQGEDVPDLAHVMRVLASENIPNLPPGGELASKRNLIEAVYNRLNSYKSDDTDSTIDDM, from the coding sequence ATGGGAGCGTTTTTAGACAAGCCAAAGATGGAAAAGCATAATGCCTCGGGACAGGGAAATGGGTTGCGATATGGCCTAAGCAGCATGCAAGGTTGGCGAGTCGAAATGGAGGATGCGCATACAGCTGTAACTCGTTTGCCAAGTGGACTTGAGACATGGTCATTCTTTGCTGTGTATGATGGGCATGCTGGTTCTCAGGTTGCCAAATACTGCTGTGAGCATTTGTTAGATCACATCACCAATAATAAGGATTTTAAAGGCTCTGCAGGAGCACCTTCTGTGGAGAATGTAAAGAATGGAATCAGAACAGGTTTTCTGCAGATTGATGAACACATGAGAATTATGTCAGAGAAGAAACATGGTGCAGATAGAAGTGGGTCGACAGCTGTGGGGGTCTTAATTTCTCCGCaacatatttatttcattaactGTGGAGACTCGAGAGGTTTACTTTGTAGGAACAGGAAAGTTCACTTCTTCACACAAGATCACAAACCAAGCAATCCGCTGGAAAAAGAACGAATTCAGAATGCTGGGGGCTCTGTGATGATTCAGCGTGTGAACGGCGCTCTGGCTGTGTCAAGGGCCCTTGGGGATTTCGATTACAAGTGTGTCCACGGAAAAGGCCCCACGGAGCAGCTTGTCTCACCCGAGCCAGAAGTCCATGATATTGAAAGGTCTGAAGAGAATGATGAGTTTATTATTCTTGCATGTGATGGTATCTGGGACGTCATGGGAAACGAAGAGCTCTGTGACTTTGTGAGATCCAGACTTGAAGTCAGTGATGACCTTAAGAAAGTTTGCAATGAAATAGTCGACACCTGTTTGTACAAGGGAAGTCGAGACAACATGAGTGTGATTTTGATCTGTTTTCCCAAGGCACCTAAAGTCACAGAGGAAGCGGTGAAGAAGGAGGTGGAGCTGGACAAGTTCCTGGAAGGCAGAGTAGAGGAAATCATAAAGAAGCAGGGGGAAGATGTCCCTGACTTAGCCCATGTGATGCGAGTGTTAGCAAGTGAGAACATCCCCAACCTCCCACCAGGGGGTGAATTGGCAAGCAAGCGGAATCTAATTGAAGCTGTTTACAATAGACTGAATTCTTACAAAAGTGATGACACTGATTCTACAATTGATGATATGTAG